From Petrotoga sp. 9PW.55.5.1, the proteins below share one genomic window:
- a CDS encoding diacylglycerol kinase family protein, whose amino-acid sequence MNKKENRTLKQSFSYAFQGLAEIYKTQRNFRIQSLIGLIVLIAALFANLSDQEFIILVLTVMAVLIMETVNTVIEKLIDFLHPFYSSSIKIIKDVSAAAVLIASIFAASIGTIIFGRAFFNMPAKYGIILGVIFLLFINLSGFIFKRK is encoded by the coding sequence ATGAATAAAAAAGAAAATAGAACTTTAAAGCAAAGCTTTTCTTACGCTTTCCAAGGTCTGGCTGAGATATATAAAACTCAGCGAAATTTTAGAATACAAAGTTTAATAGGTTTAATTGTTTTAATAGCTGCTTTATTTGCCAATTTATCAGATCAAGAGTTTATAATTCTTGTATTAACTGTGATGGCTGTTTTAATTATGGAAACAGTAAATACTGTTATAGAAAAATTAATTGACTTTCTTCACCCTTTTTACAGTTCTTCGATAAAAATTATAAAAGACGTTTCCGCAGCTGCTGTTCTTATAGCTTCAATTTTTGCAGCCAGCATTGGAACTATCATCTTTGGAAGAGCCTTTTTCAATATGCCTGCAAAGTATGGTATAATTCTAGGGGTTATATTCCTCTTGTTTATAAACTTATCAGGATTTATATTTAAAAGAAAATAG
- a CDS encoding 2-oxoacid:acceptor oxidoreductase family protein, with protein MSVLLSTPYSVRFSGEAGQGNILMGIVFAKTLVKEQYWVIQSQHYGAQVRGGLSYCDVLFDNEPIDYPEAQNFDILYLMHNVALDHISKLKKNGILLYDEKLVDNIPQYVERITKKIIKVPATKIAIEELSNLNVANMIGLGVLCSVTQIVSLENLLEIVKENVAKNYQEVDEKAIKIGYSLFKKHYPLKRSKIYKKLGKGYE; from the coding sequence ATGAGCGTGCTACTATCTACACCATATTCAGTTAGATTTAGCGGCGAAGCAGGTCAAGGAAATATATTGATGGGAATTGTTTTTGCTAAAACATTGGTAAAAGAACAATATTGGGTTATTCAATCTCAACATTACGGGGCCCAAGTTAGGGGTGGTCTTTCATACTGCGATGTCCTTTTTGACAATGAACCTATCGATTATCCAGAAGCTCAGAATTTTGATATTTTATATTTAATGCATAATGTTGCTTTGGATCATATAAGCAAATTAAAGAAAAATGGAATCCTTTTATATGACGAAAAGCTTGTTGATAATATACCACAATACGTAGAAAGAATTACAAAGAAGATTATAAAAGTACCTGCAACTAAGATAGCAATTGAGGAACTTTCTAATTTGAATGTCGCTAATATGATTGGATTAGGAGTTTTATGCTCAGTTACCCAAATAGTAAGTTTGGAAAATTTGTTAGAAATAGTAAAAGAAAACGTTGCAAAAAATTACCAAGAAGTTGACGAAAAAGCTATAAAAATAGGTTACTCTCTTTTCAAAAAACATTATCCTTTAAAACGCTCCAAAATTTACAAAAAGCTAGGAAAAGGTTATGAATAA
- a CDS encoding chemotaxis response regulator protein-glutamate methylesterase, producing the protein MRMVLKDIIDKEPDMKVIALAKDGNEAVEKAIALKPDVITLDIEMPKKNGLQALTEIMSKSPTRVIMVSSLTSKEASITIECLEKGAFDFIEKPAGSTSWTIRDVQDDLLKKIRGSMIVPVEKLKSIHFAEFRKTGKKTKANIFGKKVVLIASSTGGPRSLDAIIPQLPENINVPLIVVQHMPAGFTTSLALRLDKISNLKVKEAEDGEFLQENTVYIAPGDFHLGLKQNDHKVNLFLDKSEKVNNVRPSADFTFDMAAEVFRNNSLAIILTGMGRDGAKGAFKVKHYGGKVISESKETCVVYGMPKIVAQEGYADYILPNYEIADKVIEILSSSNWRGKNEK; encoded by the coding sequence ATGAGAATGGTATTAAAAGATATAATAGACAAAGAACCGGATATGAAAGTTATTGCCTTGGCTAAGGATGGTAATGAAGCAGTTGAAAAAGCTATTGCTTTAAAACCTGACGTTATTACACTTGATATAGAAATGCCTAAAAAGAATGGTCTTCAAGCATTGACTGAAATAATGTCAAAATCTCCAACAAGAGTTATTATGGTTAGTAGTTTAACATCAAAAGAAGCTTCTATTACAATAGAATGTTTGGAAAAAGGTGCTTTTGATTTTATTGAAAAACCAGCTGGGAGCACTTCTTGGACTATAAGAGATGTTCAAGATGATTTGTTAAAAAAAATACGAGGCAGCATGATAGTCCCAGTTGAAAAACTTAAAAGTATTCATTTCGCTGAATTCAGAAAAACAGGAAAAAAAACCAAGGCAAACATTTTTGGAAAAAAGGTTGTTTTAATAGCTAGTTCTACAGGAGGACCTCGTTCTTTAGATGCAATAATACCTCAATTACCTGAAAATATAAACGTTCCATTAATTGTTGTTCAACATATGCCCGCAGGTTTCACAACTTCTTTAGCATTAAGACTGGATAAAATTTCAAATTTAAAAGTAAAAGAAGCGGAGGACGGAGAATTTTTACAAGAAAATACTGTTTATATTGCTCCTGGAGATTTTCATTTAGGTTTAAAACAAAATGATCATAAAGTGAATCTTTTTCTTGATAAAAGTGAAAAAGTAAATAACGTTAGGCCTTCGGCTGATTTTACCTTCGATATGGCAGCTGAAGTCTTTAGAAACAATTCTTTGGCCATTATACTCACGGGAATGGGAAGAGATGGAGCCAAAGGTGCTTTCAAAGTAAAACATTACGGTGGTAAAGTGATTTCTGAGTCTAAAGAAACATGTGTGGTTTATGGAATGCCAAAAATTGTGGCTCAAGAAGGATACGCAGATTATATTTTACCAAATTATGAAATTGCTGACAAAGTTATCGAAATATTGTCTTCATCAAATTGGAGGGGGAAAAATGAGAAGTAA